Proteins encoded by one window of Winogradskyella sp. PG-2:
- a CDS encoding DUF6090 family protein, which yields MIKFFRKIRQNLVMENKTGKYFKYAIGKIILVVIGILIALQINNWNENRLQRNEEKVILQNLTKDYKNAIDEFQALNKLRRDFIEVSKTIISIKLNEINKYPTTYLDSLFSKTLTAPTYNNKAGSLNVLLTSGKINLISNQALKNMLIGWPGDVADMIEDEISHREIYIGPYSEILENFLSWKDLVKQYTTSGLRFKQINVQIMPDNPITSSDYNSLLNNKRFLNLLNRRASFCDISNYETEDLIKKAQNIISLINKELEH from the coding sequence ATGATTAAATTCTTCCGAAAAATTCGTCAAAACCTCGTTATGGAAAACAAAACAGGCAAATACTTTAAATACGCTATAGGCAAGATCATCCTCGTAGTTATTGGGATTTTAATAGCATTACAAATTAATAATTGGAATGAGAATCGTCTTCAGCGTAATGAAGAAAAAGTAATTCTGCAAAACTTAACGAAAGACTATAAAAATGCCATTGATGAGTTTCAAGCATTAAATAAACTTCGTAGAGACTTTATTGAGGTATCAAAAACAATCATCTCAATTAAATTAAATGAAATTAACAAATACCCTACCACCTACTTAGACAGTTTATTTAGTAAGACATTAACGGCACCGACATATAACAATAAAGCAGGTTCACTAAATGTTTTATTGACTTCTGGTAAAATCAATCTTATATCAAACCAAGCCTTAAAGAATATGCTTATAGGATGGCCTGGAGATGTTGCCGATATGATTGAAGATGAAATTTCTCATAGAGAAATTTATATTGGACCTTATTCCGAAATTCTGGAAAATTTCTTATCGTGGAAAGATTTAGTAAAACAGTACACAACTTCTGGATTACGATTTAAGCAAATTAATGTTCAAATTATGCCAGATAACCCTATTACATCAAGTGATTATAACTCATTACTAAACAACAAGCGATTTTTAAATTTATTAAACCGTAGAGCTTCTTTTTGTGATATTTCAAATTATGAGACAGAAGACTTAATAAAGAAGGCTCAAAATATAATCAGCCTTATTAATAAAGAATTAGAGCATTAA
- a CDS encoding DUF6090 family protein produces the protein MIKFFRRIRQQLLSEGKTAKYFKYAIGEIILVVIGILLALQINNWNESRKNRTYEQEILYLINQNLKKDSIALSIELNKLRVSNELTGRLLEQVSVGNYNDSLNHWLGKIISFERFKSQSSAFEVLKSKGIDIISNTELQLELISYYDESVHNVYVANKDVQESFKKDWHPIIQEDFYDYRWREYAIPNDSKSFFEKQSVKSFLKFYRENRSSGEIYSEIALEQISKIRMLSKKHMND, from the coding sequence ATGATTAAATTTTTTCGTCGTATACGACAACAACTTCTTTCAGAAGGAAAAACTGCTAAATACTTTAAATACGCCATTGGCGAAATTATCCTAGTTGTTATTGGCATTCTATTAGCGCTACAAATTAACAACTGGAATGAAAGTAGAAAAAATAGAACATATGAACAAGAAATCTTATATCTGATTAATCAGAATTTAAAAAAAGATTCTATTGCTTTATCTATTGAGTTAAATAAATTAAGGGTATCTAATGAATTAACAGGGCGATTATTAGAACAAGTAAGTGTAGGAAATTATAATGACAGTTTAAACCATTGGCTAGGGAAAATAATTTCGTTTGAACGTTTTAAATCGCAATCCAGTGCCTTTGAAGTTTTAAAATCTAAAGGCATAGATATTATTTCTAATACAGAACTACAATTAGAATTAATAAGCTATTATGATGAAAGTGTGCATAATGTTTACGTAGCAAATAAGGATGTGCAAGAGTCTTTTAAAAAAGATTGGCACCCAATAATTCAAGAAGATTTTTACGATTATAGATGGCGTGAGTATGCTATACCAAATGATTCAAAATCGTTTTTTGAAAAACAGTCGGTTAAAAGCTTTTTAAAGTTTTATAGAGAGAATAGGTCTAGTGGTGAAATCTATTCAGAAATAGCATTAGAACAAATATCCAAAATTAGAATGCTATCTAAAAAACATATGAATGATTAA
- a CDS encoding RidA family protein: MSDKIVTPRGAYPHVKQVGDFIFVSGTSSRRPDNSIAGVDIIDEMGTKKLNAYTQTQEVLKNIEGNLAKVGACLKDVVDVTSFLVNMNDFADYNKAYAEFFDKATGPTRTTVAVHQLPHPDLVIEIKVMAYKKQ, encoded by the coding sequence ATGAGCGATAAAATAGTTACACCAAGAGGAGCCTATCCACATGTTAAACAAGTCGGAGATTTCATTTTCGTTTCTGGTACAAGTTCACGAAGACCAGATAACAGCATCGCTGGAGTTGATATTATTGACGAAATGGGAACAAAAAAGCTAAACGCTTACACCCAAACCCAAGAAGTTTTAAAAAATATTGAAGGCAACTTAGCTAAAGTTGGAGCATGCTTAAAAGACGTCGTAGATGTCACCTCTTTTTTAGTAAATATGAATGACTTTGCAGATTATAACAAAGCTTACGCTGAATTCTTTGACAAAGCAACAGGACCAACCAGAACTACAGTAGCTGTTCACCAATTACCACATCCAGATTTAGTGATAGAGATTAAGGTAATGGCTTATAAAAAACAATAA
- a CDS encoding FAD-dependent oxidoreductase, with translation MSNKQQNILIIGAGLCGSLLALRLGQRGYNVTVYEMRPDLRKTDISAGRSINLAFSDRGNKAMKLVGIEDKVKELCIPMNGRMLHDKEGNTFLSNYSGRDYEYINSISRGELNGLLLTEAEKHDNVKIHFNKRCQSVDFEKTTALFQDYTTKDEFIEDADCIIATDGAGSALRRSYYLERKFLFSFSQDYLTHGYKELSILPTENGGFKTYKNALHIWPRGDFMVIALPNLDGSFTVTLFLSYAEGKYNFNNLTKPEIVTEFFKKEFPDALELMPNLVEEFFDNPTAPLGTVKCSPWHYKGNTLLMGDSAHAIVPFYGQGMNASFEDVVELDKVLDQNLENWEATFEAYEKNRKKDTDAIADLAVDNFHEMKSHVGQAIFQEKRKIEMALENQFPDDYSSKYSLVTFNEDIGYKEAMLRGRAQDKAILNMLSDGVISTDDDIKDILDKVKTETEAILEDDKIAGLH, from the coding sequence ATGAGTAACAAACAACAAAACATACTAATTATTGGAGCAGGTCTCTGTGGAAGTCTTTTAGCCTTAAGGCTTGGACAACGTGGTTACAACGTAACTGTTTACGAAATGCGTCCAGACCTACGTAAAACAGATATTTCTGCTGGTCGATCTATCAATTTAGCCTTTTCTGATCGTGGAAATAAAGCGATGAAGTTAGTTGGCATTGAAGATAAAGTAAAAGAACTCTGCATTCCTATGAATGGGAGAATGTTGCATGATAAGGAAGGTAATACGTTTTTATCTAATTATAGCGGAAGAGATTATGAGTATATCAATTCTATCTCGAGAGGTGAACTCAATGGCTTACTATTAACGGAAGCAGAAAAACACGACAATGTAAAGATTCATTTTAATAAAAGATGTCAATCTGTAGACTTCGAAAAAACCACAGCATTATTTCAAGATTATACAACTAAAGATGAATTTATTGAAGATGCAGATTGCATTATCGCTACAGATGGAGCAGGCTCTGCTTTACGACGAAGTTATTATTTAGAACGTAAATTCTTATTCAGTTTTTCGCAAGATTATTTAACACATGGTTATAAAGAGCTGAGCATACTTCCTACTGAAAATGGTGGTTTCAAAACCTATAAAAATGCCTTGCATATATGGCCAAGAGGTGATTTTATGGTGATTGCGTTACCCAATTTAGATGGTAGTTTTACAGTCACGCTATTTTTAAGTTATGCTGAAGGCAAATACAATTTTAATAACCTAACCAAACCAGAAATTGTTACTGAGTTCTTTAAAAAAGAATTTCCGGATGCGTTGGAATTAATGCCCAATCTGGTTGAAGAATTCTTCGACAACCCAACCGCACCATTAGGCACTGTAAAATGTTCCCCATGGCATTATAAAGGTAATACGTTGCTGATGGGAGACTCTGCACATGCTATTGTACCTTTTTATGGACAAGGTATGAATGCTTCCTTTGAAGATGTGGTAGAATTGGATAAAGTACTCGACCAAAATTTAGAAAATTGGGAAGCTACGTTTGAGGCTTATGAGAAAAACAGAAAGAAAGATACTGATGCCATTGCCGATTTAGCTGTCGATAATTTCCATGAAATGAAAAGCCATGTTGGCCAAGCAATTTTTCAAGAGAAGCGTAAAATTGAAATGGCTCTTGAGAATCAATTTCCTGATGACTATTCATCAAAATATAGTTTGGTTACCTTTAATGAAGATATTGGCTATAAAGAAGCCATGCTAAGAGGAAGAGCGCAAGACAAAGCCATTTTGAATATGTTATCTGATGGAGTCATTTCTACAGACGATGACATTAAAGACATTTTAGATAAAGTAAAAACGGAAACCGAAGCGATTTTAGAAGACGATAAAATTGCAGGATTACATTAA
- the kynU gene encoding kynureninase has protein sequence MSNFKSGLDYAKQQDAADPLSSYREQFHIPKDKNGNELIYLCGNSLGLQPKSTKAYINQELKDWANLGVEGHTEAKNPWLPYHEFLTQSSAKLVGAKPIEVVTMNSLTANLHFMMASFYKPTKERYKIVIESDAFPSDKYAVESQLRHHGYDDKEGLILWSPPEGEELLRYEDLEEILESHGNEIALVMIGGVNYYTGQFFDFKRITELGHKHGCMVGFDCAHGAGNVNLDLHNSGADFAVWCTYKYLNSGPGSLSGCFVHERHAYDKNLNRFTGWWSHNKETRFNMRHEFDLLPGAEGWQLSNPPILSMAAIKASLDMFNDVGFDKLLTKSKKLTGYFESLLKALGEDVIRIITPENPEERGCQLSIQVLNADKTLHDKLTEAGVISDWREPDVIRCAPVPLYNSFEDVYQMVEKMKAILNE, from the coding sequence TTGTCCAACTTTAAATCTGGTCTTGATTACGCAAAACAACAAGACGCTGCAGACCCATTATCTAGCTACAGAGAGCAGTTTCATATTCCGAAGGATAAAAACGGAAATGAATTGATTTACCTATGTGGAAACTCTCTTGGTTTACAACCAAAATCAACTAAAGCTTATATAAATCAAGAACTAAAAGATTGGGCAAATCTTGGTGTAGAAGGACATACTGAAGCTAAAAACCCTTGGTTACCTTATCATGAGTTTTTGACTCAAAGCTCTGCTAAACTTGTTGGAGCAAAACCTATTGAAGTGGTCACTATGAATTCGCTAACTGCGAATCTCCATTTTATGATGGCGTCGTTTTACAAACCAACTAAAGAGCGCTATAAAATTGTGATTGAAAGTGATGCCTTTCCTTCAGATAAATATGCTGTAGAATCTCAATTAAGACATCACGGTTATGATGATAAAGAAGGTTTAATACTTTGGTCACCTCCAGAAGGAGAAGAATTACTACGTTATGAAGATTTAGAGGAAATCCTAGAATCTCATGGCAATGAAATTGCTTTGGTAATGATTGGTGGTGTAAATTACTACACTGGTCAGTTTTTCGATTTTAAACGTATTACAGAACTTGGGCATAAACATGGTTGTATGGTAGGTTTTGACTGTGCGCATGGAGCAGGGAATGTTAATTTAGATTTGCACAACTCAGGTGCTGACTTTGCAGTTTGGTGTACTTATAAATACTTAAACTCTGGACCAGGAAGTTTGTCTGGTTGTTTTGTACACGAAAGACATGCTTATGATAAAAACCTCAATCGTTTTACAGGTTGGTGGAGTCATAACAAAGAAACACGCTTTAATATGCGCCATGAGTTTGACCTATTACCTGGAGCTGAAGGTTGGCAATTAAGTAATCCACCTATTTTATCTATGGCTGCCATAAAAGCTTCGTTAGATATGTTCAATGACGTAGGCTTCGATAAGCTATTAACAAAGTCTAAAAAACTGACAGGTTACTTTGAATCTTTATTAAAAGCACTAGGAGAAGATGTTATAAGAATCATTACTCCAGAAAATCCTGAAGAACGTGGTTGTCAACTATCTATACAGGTGCTAAACGCTGATAAAACATTACATGATAAATTAACAGAAGCCGGAGTAATTAGTGATTGGAGAGAACCAGATGTAATACGATGTGCACCTGTACCTTTATATAATTCATTTGAAGATGTATATCAAATGGTTGAGAAAATGAAAGCTATTTTGAATGAGTAA
- a CDS encoding (4Fe-4S)-binding protein has product MGKTKEYSNGEVTVVWEPEKCIHSAICAKGLPSVFQLKDRPWVKIDAAVTDEIVNTVKKCPSGALSFYMNAEDNLSEESLETKVEVLENGPLLVYGILKVSDKNGNTETKNRTTAFCRCGASENKPYCDGAHIKEDFRG; this is encoded by the coding sequence ATGGGAAAGACAAAAGAATATAGTAACGGTGAGGTTACAGTGGTTTGGGAGCCTGAAAAATGTATTCATTCTGCAATTTGTGCAAAAGGATTGCCAAGTGTTTTTCAACTTAAAGATAGACCTTGGGTTAAGATTGATGCAGCTGTAACAGATGAGATAGTAAATACTGTAAAAAAATGCCCATCAGGTGCTTTAAGTTTTTATATGAATGCTGAAGATAATTTATCTGAAGAATCATTAGAAACTAAAGTTGAAGTTTTAGAAAATGGACCGCTTTTGGTTTATGGGATTTTAAAAGTGTCGGATAAAAATGGCAATACTGAAACTAAAAATAGAACAACTGCATTTTGTCGTTGTGGAGCTTCAGAGAATAAACCGTATTGTGATGGTGCACATATAAAAGAAGATTTTAGAGGATAA
- a CDS encoding methyltransferase domain-containing protein, protein MKENTNYFEVNKATWNKKVDIHAKSEMYKMDAFKSGRTSLMSYELKALGDVNGKSLLHLQCHFGQDTLSWSRMGAKCVGVDLSDEGIKLAKQLNGELKLDAEFVCCNVLDTSQHISETFDIVFTSYGTIGWLPDLKPWAQMISERLKVGGTFYIVEFHPIIWMFDYVDGTSKMKYHYNRKELIYDEYEGTYANQSSKMVSKEYGWNHGLSEVVNSLIEAGLQIEYLNEYDESPYDVFPDLTQLENGMYKIKDQLFPMLFEIKATKK, encoded by the coding sequence ATGAAAGAGAACACTAATTATTTTGAAGTAAATAAAGCGACTTGGAATAAGAAAGTAGATATACATGCTAAAAGTGAAATGTATAAAATGGATGCTTTTAAGTCTGGTAGGACCTCTTTGATGTCATATGAATTAAAGGCTTTAGGAGATGTTAATGGAAAATCGTTATTGCATTTGCAATGCCATTTTGGACAAGACACTTTAAGTTGGAGTAGGATGGGAGCGAAGTGCGTTGGTGTAGACTTAAGTGATGAAGGTATAAAGTTAGCAAAGCAATTAAATGGCGAGTTAAAATTAGATGCTGAGTTTGTATGTTGTAATGTTTTGGATACATCCCAACATATTTCTGAAACCTTTGATATTGTGTTTACAAGTTATGGTACTATAGGTTGGTTGCCTGATTTAAAACCATGGGCACAAATGATTTCAGAGCGCCTCAAAGTCGGTGGTACATTTTATATCGTGGAGTTTCATCCTATTATTTGGATGTTTGATTATGTTGATGGTACATCTAAGATGAAGTATCATTATAACAGAAAAGAATTAATTTATGACGAGTACGAAGGGACTTATGCAAATCAATCATCAAAAATGGTAAGTAAAGAGTATGGTTGGAATCATGGTTTAAGTGAAGTTGTAAATTCACTAATTGAAGCAGGATTACAAATAGAATACCTCAATGAATATGATGAAAGTCCTTATGATGTGTTTCCTGACTTAACACAATTAGAAAACGGGATGTATAAGATTAAAGATCAATTGTTCCCAATGCTGTTTGAGATAAAAGCTACTAAGAAGTAA
- the msrA gene encoding peptide-methionine (S)-S-oxide reductase MsrA, which translates to MKKLVFILSISLFFSCQNQAQVSEKEKSVIDADPVVVPIKNGKARAYFASGCFWCVEAVFESVKGVEESISGYSGGHTENPTYEASNTGRTGHAEAVEIIYDPEVVSFSTLLDVYFGSQNPTQVNGQGPDRGSQYRSIIFYQDEAQKKIIEEKKAALAEKLDTTIAAEVYPFQKFWVGEAYHQDFEKRNPNQRYIRAVSIPRLNRFKAKFPELLKEDEKH; encoded by the coding sequence ATGAAAAAATTAGTATTCATTTTAAGTATAAGTTTATTTTTTAGTTGTCAAAATCAGGCACAAGTCAGTGAGAAAGAAAAATCTGTTATTGATGCAGACCCAGTAGTTGTGCCTATAAAAAATGGTAAAGCAAGAGCTTATTTTGCTAGTGGCTGTTTTTGGTGTGTTGAAGCCGTTTTTGAAAGTGTGAAAGGTGTCGAAGAATCTATTAGTGGCTATTCTGGCGGACATACCGAAAACCCAACTTATGAAGCTAGTAATACCGGAAGAACAGGACATGCAGAAGCTGTAGAAATTATTTACGATCCAGAAGTAGTGAGTTTCTCTACTTTACTAGATGTTTATTTTGGTTCTCAAAACCCTACACAAGTTAATGGGCAAGGTCCAGATAGAGGTTCTCAATACCGTTCAATAATATTTTACCAAGACGAAGCTCAAAAGAAAATAATAGAGGAAAAGAAAGCGGCTTTAGCTGAAAAGTTAGATACTACAATTGCGGCAGAGGTTTATCCATTTCAAAAATTTTGGGTAGGTGAAGCTTATCACCAAGATTTTGAAAAACGTAATCCTAATCAAAGATATATTAGGGCAGTTTCTATACCAAGACTTAATCGTTTTAAAGCTAAGTTTCCTGAGTTGTTAAAGGAAGATGAAAAACATTAA
- a CDS encoding zinc ribbon domain-containing protein — translation MAKKAEVSVEERLRALYDLQLIDSRVDEIRNVRGELPLEVRDLEDEVEGLNTRMEKLNDSLAIIDDEIKGKKNLIEEAKALIKKYSEQQKNVRNNREYNSLTKEIEFQELEIQLAEKHIKEFKVQIDQKKEVISETKDRLKDRQAHLKHKKGELNEILKETEKEEEALLGKSEDFQKKIDDRLVKAYLRIRNNVKNGLAVVAIERGASGGSFFTIPPQVQVEIASRKKVITDEHSGRILVDAVLAEEEKVKMNKLFAKLSK, via the coding sequence ATGGCAAAAAAAGCTGAAGTTTCTGTTGAAGAGCGATTAAGGGCATTATATGATTTACAATTAATTGACTCTAGAGTAGACGAAATAAGAAATGTCAGAGGTGAGCTTCCTTTAGAAGTTAGAGACTTAGAAGACGAAGTTGAAGGGCTTAACACTAGAATGGAAAAGTTAAATGATAGCCTTGCTATTATTGATGATGAGATTAAAGGAAAAAAGAATTTAATCGAAGAAGCAAAAGCTTTAATCAAAAAATACAGTGAGCAACAAAAAAATGTTAGAAATAACAGAGAATATAACTCATTGACAAAAGAGATTGAATTTCAAGAACTAGAAATTCAATTAGCTGAAAAGCACATTAAAGAATTTAAAGTTCAGATCGATCAGAAAAAAGAAGTGATTTCTGAAACTAAAGATCGTTTAAAAGATCGTCAAGCGCACCTTAAACATAAAAAAGGTGAGTTAAACGAAATCTTAAAGGAAACTGAAAAAGAAGAAGAAGCATTATTAGGTAAATCTGAAGATTTCCAAAAGAAAATCGATGATCGTTTAGTTAAAGCATACCTTAGAATTAGAAACAACGTTAAAAATGGTTTAGCAGTTGTAGCTATAGAGCGTGGTGCTTCTGGTGGTTCTTTCTTTACAATTCCTCCACAAGTTCAAGTAGAGATTGCTTCTCGCAAAAAAGTAATCACTGATGAGCATAGTGGTCGTATCTTAGTTGATGCCGTATTAGCTGAAGAAGAAAAAGTAAAAATGAATAAATTATTTGCTAAGTTGAGTAAATAA
- a CDS encoding Nif3-like dinuclear metal center hexameric protein, protein MIVQDVINHLHDLAPLAYAEDFDNVGLLVGNKDQPVSGILVTLDTLETVVDEAINNKCNLIVSFHPIIFKGLKKLTGKTYVERVVIKAIQNNIAIFSIHTALDNAIEGVNSIICDQLGLKNKQILIPQSSTIKKLQTYVPKTNAAELRAELFNAGAGSLGNYESCSFNIDGEGTYLGNENSNPAIGKKGELHTENETAISVTFKKHLESKILKTLFEAHPYEEVAYEITTLENTNQHIGMGMIGELKESMSATDCLNFIKDKMNTECIRHSNLLNKPIKHIAVLGGSGSFAIQAAKALNADLLVTADLKYHDFFSAENEIVLADIGHYESEQFTKSFLVDYLSKKITNFAVILSKTNTNPVKYL, encoded by the coding sequence ATGATAGTACAAGATGTTATAAATCACTTACACGACTTAGCACCATTAGCTTATGCTGAAGATTTTGACAATGTCGGACTTTTAGTCGGAAACAAAGATCAACCTGTTTCAGGAATTTTAGTAACATTAGATACGCTTGAAACTGTCGTAGATGAAGCAATTAATAACAAGTGTAATCTTATTGTAAGCTTCCATCCTATTATATTTAAAGGACTTAAAAAATTAACAGGTAAAACTTATGTGGAGCGTGTTGTAATTAAAGCAATTCAAAACAACATTGCTATTTTCTCTATTCATACGGCTTTAGATAATGCTATTGAGGGTGTAAACTCTATTATTTGTGATCAATTAGGATTAAAGAATAAGCAAATTTTAATTCCGCAATCTAGCACAATTAAAAAATTACAAACTTATGTACCTAAAACAAATGCTGCAGAACTAAGGGCTGAGTTATTTAATGCTGGTGCTGGTAGTCTTGGTAATTACGAATCTTGTAGTTTTAATATTGATGGAGAAGGTACTTATTTAGGCAATGAGAATTCAAATCCTGCAATTGGAAAAAAAGGAGAATTACACACTGAAAATGAAACAGCCATATCAGTTACTTTTAAAAAGCATCTCGAATCAAAAATTTTAAAAACACTTTTTGAAGCACATCCATATGAAGAAGTTGCTTATGAAATTACCACACTAGAAAACACAAACCAACACATTGGTATGGGAATGATTGGTGAACTTAAAGAATCCATGTCAGCAACAGATTGTCTGAATTTTATTAAAGACAAAATGAATACAGAATGTATTAGACATTCAAACCTTTTAAATAAACCTATAAAGCATATTGCAGTTTTAGGTGGTTCTGGAAGTTTCGCAATACAAGCCGCAAAAGCTTTAAATGCAGATCTTTTGGTCACTGCAGACTTAAAATATCATGATTTTTTCAGCGCCGAAAATGAAATCGTTTTAGCAGATATTGGCCATTATGAAAGTGAACAGTTCACAAAATCGTTTTTAGTAGACTATCTCTCAAAAAAAATTACTAATTTTGCAGTCATTTTATCAAAGACAAATACAAATCCGGTAAAGTATTTATAA
- the lpxK gene encoding tetraacyldisaccharide 4'-kinase has product MKFIRIILFPIVPIYYLVTWFRNWLYDKGFNSSESYDFPVICVGNLSTGGTGKTPMIEYLIRLLKDEKSVATLSRGYKRITEGFVLADKSATADTIGDEPFQFFKKFKDIKVAVDGNRQNGIKELTATDEQTEVILLDDAYQHRKVIAGFNILLTAYNNLYYKDIVLPTGNLREPRSGAKRADLIVVTKCPKTISETEKSKISSRLKLNSNQQLFFSHINYSEKVISKSSELALNQLSKFTLVTGIANAKPLVDFLNKRGLEFDHVEYPDHYSFKPTDTEILEGKGLIVTTEKDYVRLSSNNESLEPNLFYLPIEIEIDKKKAFDESIKEFVD; this is encoded by the coding sequence ATGAAGTTTATACGCATCATATTATTTCCTATTGTTCCTATATACTATTTAGTCACTTGGTTCCGTAATTGGTTATATGATAAAGGTTTTAATTCTTCTGAGTCTTACGATTTCCCAGTGATATGTGTTGGAAACCTTAGTACAGGTGGAACCGGTAAAACACCAATGATTGAATATTTAATTCGATTATTGAAAGACGAAAAATCTGTTGCGACTCTGAGTAGAGGTTATAAAAGAATAACAGAAGGTTTTGTATTAGCTGATAAAAGTGCAACTGCAGATACTATTGGTGATGAACCTTTTCAATTTTTTAAGAAATTTAAAGACATTAAAGTAGCAGTTGACGGTAATCGTCAAAATGGCATTAAAGAACTTACAGCTACAGACGAACAAACAGAAGTTATTTTATTAGATGATGCATATCAACATAGAAAGGTAATAGCTGGTTTTAATATTCTATTGACAGCATATAATAATTTATATTACAAGGATATTGTTTTACCAACAGGTAATTTAAGAGAACCACGTTCGGGTGCTAAAAGAGCAGATTTAATTGTTGTGACCAAATGCCCTAAAACAATTTCTGAAACTGAAAAGAGCAAGATTAGTTCTAGGTTAAAATTAAACTCAAATCAGCAATTATTTTTTAGTCATATTAATTATTCTGAAAAAGTGATATCAAAGAGTAGTGAATTAGCACTGAATCAACTTTCTAAATTCACTTTAGTAACAGGTATTGCCAATGCAAAGCCTTTGGTTGATTTTCTGAATAAAAGGGGATTAGAATTTGATCATGTTGAATATCCAGACCATTATAGTTTTAAACCAACAGATACTGAAATATTAGAAGGTAAAGGGCTTATTGTAACAACTGAAAAGGACTATGTAAGATTATCATCTAATAATGAAAGTTTAGAGCCTAATTTGTTTTACTTACCAATAGAGATTGAAATAGACAAAAAGAAAGCTTTTGATGAATCAATTAAAGAGTTCGTTGATTAA